From Marinobacter alexandrii, one genomic window encodes:
- a CDS encoding polysaccharide lyase family 7 protein has translation MLFILVNLAFVNEVFAQDPNLPPSGNFDLTEWKITLPDQSEVQENQLSNGFESANEFYTDASTGAMVFVCRNDGETGGSTYPRSELREMLRAGNTSISTKGIGLNNWVFSSSSQANKEASGGVDGIMTATVAVDHVSTTGESSKVGRVIIGQIHASDDEPCRLYYRKLPGNTKGSIYVAHEPKTGSDQWYEMIGSRSSSASNPSDGIALGEKFSYKIEVVGNTLTVTIIRDGKDDVVEVVDMTSSGYENDWMYFKAGNYNQNNSGDAGDYCQVSFFALGKSHSSSNNNAPSTSITSPSNNDGFIEGDDITITADASDSDGTITKVEFFEGNTKLGEDASSPYSYTWNNVLAGNYVLSAKAIDNENTITTSTSVSITVTPIYDVPYEIPKFQDFIGGSKLQAPTSTTIASQSELINGYTDEGFYVVENDKVAFNQSGSSMRTELRHLANWDITNENRSLHARIDVVEQTCDQVTVVQIHDDANAGSGPNKPLLRVYKHLTRTPVNHLWAAIKTDVGGDNTTHVDLGADPGGYFDCDVRLEDGRMIIEIDGDEKIDRDVSFWTFPSYWKAGVYLQDEGEATAYFEELNEVLEVNNAPSVSITSPFSADVFDYEANITIRVDAEDSDGTIAKVEFYEGANKLGEDESAPFSYIWREVPAGSYDLSVIAIDDAGNTATSSAVSVIVNAGQVLSSEIEDEEALLRVFPNPFSSVITIEYNPMGNESTLVSIHNISGQKMDELIVDNQGVGTHKVTWKVPGDLSNGIYFIKVKIGEETKTSRVILNK, from the coding sequence ATGCTCTTTATCCTGGTAAACCTTGCATTTGTTAATGAAGTTTTTGCTCAGGATCCCAATTTGCCACCCAGTGGAAATTTTGATTTGACAGAGTGGAAAATCACATTGCCAGATCAGAGTGAAGTGCAGGAAAACCAGCTTTCTAATGGATTTGAAAGTGCTAATGAATTTTATACAGATGCATCCACTGGAGCCATGGTATTTGTATGCCGTAACGATGGAGAAACTGGTGGTAGCACATACCCTAGAAGTGAACTTCGGGAAATGTTGAGGGCAGGTAATACAAGTATCAGCACAAAAGGCATTGGATTAAACAACTGGGTTTTTTCATCCTCTAGCCAGGCAAACAAAGAAGCATCAGGAGGGGTCGATGGAATAATGACGGCTACAGTAGCGGTAGATCACGTTTCTACTACAGGAGAATCTAGTAAAGTAGGTCGAGTGATTATTGGGCAAATACATGCTTCTGATGATGAACCGTGTCGCTTATACTATCGCAAATTACCTGGAAATACGAAAGGGTCAATTTATGTGGCTCATGAACCTAAAACTGGCTCGGATCAGTGGTATGAAATGATTGGAAGTAGAAGTAGCAGTGCTTCAAATCCTTCAGATGGTATAGCACTAGGGGAAAAGTTTAGCTATAAGATCGAAGTGGTAGGTAATACTCTCACAGTTACTATAATCCGAGACGGTAAAGATGATGTCGTGGAAGTTGTGGATATGACTTCTAGTGGATATGAAAATGATTGGATGTATTTCAAAGCTGGAAATTACAATCAAAACAATTCAGGAGATGCCGGAGATTATTGTCAGGTATCTTTTTTCGCATTGGGTAAGTCTCATTCAAGCTCAAACAACAACGCACCTTCTACGAGTATTACATCACCTTCAAATAATGACGGCTTTATCGAAGGAGATGATATTACGATTACAGCCGATGCATCGGATAGTGACGGAACTATAACCAAGGTGGAATTTTTTGAAGGGAATACGAAGTTAGGTGAAGATGCTTCATCTCCATATTCTTATACCTGGAATAATGTGTTGGCTGGTAATTATGTACTTAGTGCAAAGGCAATTGATAATGAAAATACAATAACCACATCGACTAGTGTCAGTATCACAGTTACTCCCATCTATGATGTTCCTTACGAAATACCAAAATTTCAGGATTTTATAGGTGGAAGCAAATTGCAAGCACCAACAAGTACCACAATCGCATCTCAATCTGAACTCATAAATGGATACACTGATGAAGGTTTTTATGTGGTAGAGAATGATAAAGTTGCCTTTAATCAATCAGGATCAAGCATGCGTACAGAGTTGAGGCATTTGGCTAATTGGGACATTACAAATGAAAATCGATCCTTACATGCAAGAATAGACGTAGTGGAGCAAACGTGTGATCAGGTTACTGTTGTTCAAATTCACGATGATGCCAATGCTGGAAGTGGACCGAACAAGCCACTGCTTAGAGTTTACAAGCACCTTACCAGAACTCCTGTCAATCATCTGTGGGCTGCTATCAAAACAGATGTTGGTGGTGATAACACAACACATGTAGATCTTGGGGCCGATCCTGGAGGATATTTCGATTGCGACGTTCGGTTAGAGGATGGTCGCATGATTATTGAAATTGATGGTGATGAAAAAATAGATAGAGATGTATCGTTCTGGACTTTTCCAAGCTATTGGAAAGCTGGCGTTTATCTTCAGGATGAGGGAGAAGCAACGGCCTATTTTGAAGAACTTAATGAAGTACTTGAGGTAAACAATGCCCCATCTGTCAGTATAACTTCCCCTTTCAGCGCAGATGTTTTCGACTATGAAGCTAATATTACCATAAGAGTCGATGCAGAAGATTCCGATGGCACCATAGCGAAAGTGGAGTTTTATGAAGGAGCCAACAAACTAGGTGAAGACGAGTCTGCTCCTTTTTCTTACATATGGAGGGAAGTACCAGCTGGCAGCTACGATCTATCAGTTATTGCAATCGATGATGCTGGTAACACGGCTACATCTTCAGCTGTAAGTGTCATTGTCAATGCTGGTCAGGTACTCAGTTCAGAAATTGAGGATGAAGAAGCTTTATTAAGAGTTTTTCCTAATCCATTCAGTTCTGTGATTACCATTGAGTATAATCCAATGGGAAATGAATCCACGCTTGTTTCAATTCATAACATTTCAGGACAGAAAATGGATGAATTAATAGTGGACAATCAAGGGGTTGGAACACATAAAGTAACATGGAAAGTACCTGGGGATTTGTCAAACGGAATCTACTTTATCAAAGTGAAAATTGGGGAGGAAACAAAAACCTCAAGGGTAATTCTTAATAAATAG